The Opitutales bacterium genomic sequence AACCGGCTGGAGAGCAGCTTAAGAGCTGCCTTCATGATCAAGCAGTCATCATCTTTAAACCATCTTTTGCCATTGAGACACCCTGGGCCTACCAAAAGTTAGCTCAATCGAATGCACATACACCTACCAAAGAAGCTGAAGCTGCTGCGCGCCTCATCGAACTAAACGCTGAGTATCTATTTCACACCGGCGGACACAATGACTTCGAAACTCCGATTTTTGAAAAATATCGGATCTACGCTCCATTATTCTCTTCACTCAGGCGACTGGGTGTCCATCCACTCCTCAGTGGAAGCGGTTCAGCTTGTTTCTGCACAATCCCCAAAACAATTGAACGAAACTCCGTCGAAGCCGTCATTAAAGCGGCTTTCGGAGAGAACGCGATCATCGCCCAAACGACACTTGCATAAAACCCCAACGAAAATTTCCATAGTATCCGATCCGATATCAATCACCTAAATGTCTGAGAACCCACAGGAAGAAAGGACCCTAACTGGCATACCCGCATCGCCCGGTGTTGCCCACGGGCCCGCATTTGTTTTCCTGCATTCCGAGCTCGATGTTCCGGCATATACCATCGAGACAGATCAGTTTGATCATGAGATTGATCGTTTTGAAAAAGCCTTAATCGCCACGCGGAAAGAAATTCAAAAAATTCGCGTTGAAATCGCGGATAACCTGGGAGAGGCAGAAGCACAAATATTTGATGCTCATCAACTTGTCCTCGAAGACAAAGCGCTCATCGACGAAACGATCAGAGAGCTTCGAGACACCGGATTCAACATCGAACACTGTTTTCAAGCTGTCGCTCAGCGCTACATCGACTTCTTTGACAGCATCGACGATGATTATCTAAAGGAACGCGCTTCGGACATCCGCGACGTCGCGCGTCGTTTGTTGCACACTTTACTGGGCCAAGCCTTCGACACGATGATCACATTCAGCGAAGATCGAATCTTCGTCGCTGAAGACATCACCCCTTCTGATACGGCCAACTTGGACCAGGGCCGAGTATTGGGTCTCATCACAGATAAAGGCGGGCACACGAGTCATTCAGTGATCATGGCACGATCTTTGGGAATACCAGCTGTCGTGGGCCTGCATGATGCTACCGATCAGATCGATCCAGGTGATGATGTCATCATCGATGGCTACGATGGCATCGTCATCATCCACCCAACTGCGGAAACCCTGTTCAAATACGGTAAGCTCAAGGACAAACGAAAGAGCATCGTAGATACTTTCTCGAAGACGATTCCGCTCCCTTCTCAGACAGCCGACGGTCGCGAGTTCATCCTTAGTGCAAATGTAGAGAGTGCCCAGGACATCGACCTGGTGAACCGCAACGGGGCACGGGGTATTGGCTTGTTCCGAACCGAGGGTATTTTCCTCAAGTCCAACAGCTTTCCCAGCGAAGAAGAACAATACCAGGATTACCGAGCTGTAGTCGAGGGCGCCCAGGGCCGCATGGTCACGATCCGCACCCTGGATCTCGGTGGTGATAAAAGCCTCAAGCATGGTGTCGGCATCCATCACATCCATGAAGAAAACCCATTTATGGGCTTCCGAGCGATTCGCTTTTGCCTGCAATATACCAATCTCTTTAAAGAACAACTCCGTGCGATCTTGAGAGCGAGCGCTCATGGTCGGGTGCGGATCATGTATCCCATGATCAGTGGAATCGAAGAGCTCAAGAGAGCCAACGAACTCCTGGAAGATGCGAAACAAGACCTAGAAAAACGCGGTGAAGCCCACAGCAAAGATCTTCCTGTTGGCACAATGATCGAAATTCCCAGTGCCGCTTACACCACAGATATCCTGGCAGAGCACTGCTCCTTTTTTAGCATCGGGACCAACGACCTGATTCAATACCTAATGGCAGCAGATCGTTTAAATGATCAGATCGCCCATCTCTACCAGCCCAGTCATCCGGCTGTTCTCCGCACGATCCGGACCATTGTTGACAACGCTAAAAAGCGGAACCTGAACGTGTCAGTATGTGGTGAAATGGCTAGTGATCCGCTATACACAGGATTATTGATGGGCTTGGGTATCGATGAGCTGAGCATCACCCCCGCTTTATTGCCTGAGGTCAAATACCTCGTCCGGACCATACACTTCGATGACACACTCGCACTCGCGAAAAAGGCGATGGA encodes the following:
- the ptsP gene encoding phosphoenolpyruvate--protein phosphotransferase produces the protein MSENPQEERTLTGIPASPGVAHGPAFVFLHSELDVPAYTIETDQFDHEIDRFEKALIATRKEIQKIRVEIADNLGEAEAQIFDAHQLVLEDKALIDETIRELRDTGFNIEHCFQAVAQRYIDFFDSIDDDYLKERASDIRDVARRLLHTLLGQAFDTMITFSEDRIFVAEDITPSDTANLDQGRVLGLITDKGGHTSHSVIMARSLGIPAVVGLHDATDQIDPGDDVIIDGYDGIVIIHPTAETLFKYGKLKDKRKSIVDTFSKTIPLPSQTADGREFILSANVESAQDIDLVNRNGARGIGLFRTEGIFLKSNSFPSEEEQYQDYRAVVEGAQGRMVTIRTLDLGGDKSLKHGVGIHHIHEENPFMGFRAIRFCLQYTNLFKEQLRAILRASAHGRVRIMYPMISGIEELKRANELLEDAKQDLEKRGEAHSKDLPVGTMIEIPSAAYTTDILAEHCSFFSIGTNDLIQYLMAADRLNDQIAHLYQPSHPAVLRTIRTIVDNAKKRNLNVSVCGEMASDPLYTGLLMGLGIDELSITPALLPEVKYLVRTIHFDDTLALAKKAMDMDTAAEIRTELNNFRKERLKDLMDWE